cgaagtaccgattttttatgcaggtggttgtggcacgtggcacgagcggttttacttaacaatagacaataggattagccttcgggctctattagaaagctacaaactatactttaTCTAACAATATTTTATCTTCCAGGCATGCCGCTCCCGTACGGCGCGGCTCCGTTCTACTACGCCGCCCCCATGCCGACCGGCTACAACCCGTACGCCACCCTGCCCTACCCGCACCACGCCCCGCGCCTCCCCTCGCAGCCCTACCAGCCCTACCAGCACCCGCCGGCCCCGCAGGGGTACCCGCAACCCCCTCCCCATGGCTACAACCCCTATGGCACACAGTAGAAGCAACTGCAGGACCTAGACCACCTAGAATGAAGCTGGAATACTGCGACGGACGGAGCCCGAATGGTTGACGCATATAATAATGGCATACGCTTTTAACccttatcatagagaaaaaaatacatagagtgctcactccatacatcagttttagtaccaaaaagactattagcatctagcatcgagtagcggaactatcagtactgctacttgacaatagatgtagcaccgaccggaaagtcttatctcaatcagtgttgccagagcgctcCCAGCTTTTGTACGTAggtacgtcaaaaaaggtacgatttgggtaaaaaaagtacggattttttttaggataaatttcttacagaaataatatttctgaagaatctgggggtctaccgcgaattcctaaattcgcaaaatgcggggatctttctcttttactccaatgaaggcgtaattagagtgacagagacagatgcctgCAATTTGTGAACatctattttcgcggttatagccctgtttgaaaaaaaaataacttgaatagtccagagggcctaccgcgaaccaccttcgacgtgttgcctgcctccctgtcacacttacgtacgaattcataagtgagacagagaggccacaagtcaaaagtggttcgcggttgaccctcagggctataaccgcgaaaatcaaagttcgcaaattgcgggcatctttgtctgtcactctaattacgccttcattggagtaaaaaagaaGGAACCCCGCAATTTGcttatttcggttttcgcggtaggccctcatattcaaaaaggttatattataaaacagcatcagcgtttgcctacattttgctatcattttgcgattgcaatttgcaattaaaaaaagaactaagtattttaaagtacacaatacaactcatttgttttaagtatttctctcagtaaatacattttaacataaacaaagttaaATTGATATACATGAAAAATTATGGCCGACCGAATTTTGACTATCAGAGTTTTGTtaagacacaactgccgactgcaactgctatttgtaattacgtaagtacattgtttggacatatacagtgtgtggcctataacgcgggcgaaaaattaaaacgtagattctactcctcaaactagacaatgtttgttcagcgacttttaaaaataacttgtggtttgtattttaaaacactttaaaatttaatcgaacacgcaatgtattacgaaattgattatgcctgtacggtgacaagactgacgggcaatgtcaattagacggaatttaaagtacattgaaaatattatttagtttgtttgaaaaagggacaattttaagactacatcatttcaaaaagttgttgaacaaaagttttattgtttgaggagtagaatctacgttttaatttttcgcccgcgttataggccacataCTGTATTGTCcttaattttaatttccttatagtacctacatgtacatggtacttttttatgttggccattattttcaaattagaaattttgcccCGAATTAACCAACAtaccgaatttttttttttaaactatcgtacttcaaaaggtacgaatttagtacgatgtacgctgcgtacaaaaaaggtacgcaagaatccaaaatagtacgcaaaaccgtactaaaaggtacgatctggcaacactgatctcaatagcataagactttccggtcggtgctacatctattgtcaagtagcagtactgatagttccgctactcgatgctagatgtagacactgaaattaatagtctgaactgatgtatggagtgagcactcttgtcttacttatttctctatgcccttaTTCAGGCATGGTACGATTTATTGACCACATATGTACGCGTCAATAGAATATCAACTGTAGCATTCAGATTTAAGGTGCAAATTAAATTGCACTTTCGGGAAATGTTAGTTGTTTTCAAACATCAAAGCTTTTACTTTTTGATTAGCATTTAAACGAATAACGGCTGTCACGTCGTTGGTTAAGTATCACATCCTCTTTTCAAATGATGTGTTAGCACTccataggggctgttcataaattacgtcatctatttttgacacCCCCcttcatgcttcgaatgaccccgtttcctcctacgtcatgctaccatcatccgatgtccagacgcCGCCCCCCccccaattagaaatgacgtaatttatgaatagcccttGGCATAATAATGCATTTTAGAAACGTACCCTCGacattcagaaaaaaaaaaacacttgcaAAGAGATTTCCAACTAGAAGACTAGGGCTCTCGCTCCAGATCTAGGTCTTAATAAGTAACGTATATTTATAGTACCCCTAGATGTAAGGATTCGGTGCAAGGTTGTTACTAATGTTGGATTTATAACTGTTGATACGCTTGTTTTAGGCAGGTTCAAACCGAAATTATACTAACAccaaaaaatacattttcattgattaaaatattttaatttagcttTGCATACGAGTTGAACTCGCATTGTTATGGAACACTAAGAAATGGGCCTTATTTTATCTATACAAAGGAAAATTTGAAAATCAAATAGGTAAAGAGTAAAGCCTGTCCTATTAAAGATGAACACATGAATACTAACTTTGTTACTTATGGCACAGAGttcattttaatttgtaaatgcATACTGGAAAGTCAACCATAGAAgtcatcgcccacactgttaactgaccatcggtggaccttattacaaaaggcataaggtccaccgatggacagttaagagtgttactatttgtacaataaaatataagatTTGTTAAATAAGAattaacgttttattttttgctccTTGCACTATCGAACCAAATGATTCTTCATTTTGCATAATTGTCACAATTgccaataataattatgtattaattgtatttttataatgtcGGCTGTTGAtatgttgtttttattataagtaatattgtattaaataggTCTGTGATCACCGACTGATGCTCCAAACGCATTTACGACAAAAATACGTATACACTATTACgtcaattattattttagtcAATTTCATCTTTTTAGTGAATGCATTTTGTATCGGATAAATCCTTTTGAGTAATGTCTTTTTCTTTAAGAAAGAAATGAATCTGAATCTGTAACAACACGAATAATGtatacatatctttgacgtggACTTTACAGAATAAATACATACAGATATCGTGAGTTCAAAGCGGCGATTAGATTCTTATACACTTTATAACTTAATACAAATATGAATCTCCTTGTCATAGCTTTTTTTGTCACGATTTCTGGTTAAATTTAACTCCAGTGTGTACATTTATGTTTGTCAGGTCACTTGGGTAGGTGCTTTTAGTGCGAAACGGATTCTATTAGGGTAAAATATAATCAAATTTATTAATACTGCATGTGAAATCACATACTTAATTTATAATGATTTTCAATGAAGTTACTTGTAAActtgtagtaaataaatattttttattgaactattgttttatttgatGGCGTTCATGTTATTAAGTAAAAAAATCACTATGGAAACTAACGATAAACTTTTACTAGAGGTGGTGAACATCACCTCCTTCATCAAAATCGGCTCAGTATTTTCAACGGAATGTGGAACAAACATACAAACCCATGTTATAGACCATTCCACCTTGCTTTTGGTATTCTGTAGTCGGGTTAAAATCTAGTCTGACATTATATTTACACGTTAGGTACTGTAACCACATGCTGGATGagtttacagtcgccatcagacatatggagcggccaaggtgttcacaatacctgaacacgcactctcaCGCCCAGGTAGagggattgttatgccatttaggatcctagctaaattggttgttccatccatacttacgctttggaatgtccaatttagctagaaccctaaatggcgtaacaataaCGGAGCGGGACTGTACAGTTGAGGTAACAATTTGGGGTTTTTTGTACTCTCGCAGCATCGAAAATCCCAATCATAATGAAAAACATAAACGAGTAGATAGAGATTGTTAAAGAAAATAACAGATAACTTATCACATAATtgctatttattaaataaagacaatCTAAAGCAGTAGCAGATTGGAAACCGCGAACTTAGTACTTGGGGGCCGGAGACTCCTCCTTGGAGTAGTCTCGGATCGGAGAGTAGAACTGTCAACAGAGAAATGCATGTTGTTACAATATAAACTCCGTTAACTTCAGGGTATGGCTAAGTACACTATTAATTCGTGGCTTTGTACTTTATGGAAACTGAAtggcattgttatttttttttcttcaaaagtAGTTAATAGCGTTACACGGACATTACATTTAAATCCACCAAACAGTTGAAAACTATGACATTTCGAATATCAATCGTACTTGcatttagtagcaaatgtataaaCTAATACTTAACGCTAATCattatgtaaaccggccctatggcaagtgtacacgctcgcTCGTAGGGGCTGTATCAGATAGAAATAAATCATTGTGTTTATGAAAGTAGGGTTAAGACTGGCAGGtttttggcagtgaatgtgttaaaaatcaCAAGAAAATAGTTGTCagcttttaatatttttataagttaaCAGCTTTTAAGAGTACCTTGTGTTGCTTGTTGCGGTACTCCTCCCAGGGCTCGGGGTTGTTCTTCTTGCTCCAGGAGACCTCGGGAGACTTGGTGGCCAGGCGGATCACGTAGAACACGGCGCCGCCGCAGCCCAACGCCGTGCACACGTACAGAGGGATCAACTGTATACGCAAAGAAAATACTATATATAACTGAAAATCAAAAGAAAGGATCAGTCTGTAAATCAACGCTGGGCATCACCAGCTGACCTAGCATATGTTGAGACTGGTATCCTTTTACCAAACACTAAAAATGcaccatactttagttttaagttaccATACTATTCTGTTCCTTCCACTACTGTACTGTTTTTGTGTTCTggtaataaacatatttttatttatttaaaatttgaaatataGATTTTGATGGATAAGAAAACCTGTTTTTCAAGCAATTTTTTAAAACTGGGTTTTAACATGCAAGTGAGATAGTCACCTGATAAAAAATCTGTCTAACTAGTAAGCCTTGGGACGCAAGCAAGAGTATAGCGCACATATGCTAAgaaaactgtttaaaaaaaacaatttgtcACAATCCAATACAAGAACTATTACGCTTATAACTTTGACTTTAAGAACTATTAGATTTAATTATTGTATCACTCATAGCTCCTTTGTACATTACATCTAAAAAGGTCTTCAGACATTGTTTGCCAGTATATATCGAAAACCTCCATGTTAGAATTCGGGTTATTCACTTTGTAATGAGAATGTAGAGCGGCAGAGCTGGCAGCGTTAAGTAAGAGGATAAAATATTCCGACCTTGAGgcgaattattattttgtaccacTCGCCTTCGAGGTAACGGGGTGTTGGGGGTCTGACGCCATAACTTTTATAAGGGAGGTGGGACGTAGAATTAGGGAGAGGACCTCTGATGCTCGCGCGggttcgtacctggtgcaaaggctggccatcgctatccaacgtggcaacgcggcaagtgtcatgggcacctttgcacccggtacaactcgcggaggtctttttgattaaaatattttaatatttagatttatttaagttatttttgtatgattttttatataccattaaccttttgtataatacaataaaGACTTTATCATGAGAATgttaactataaataaaaataaagaattcaGGATCTTAGACGAAAGGATTCAGGATCTGAGTAAAGGCTTTGTCAGCTGTATGTGCAAATTTGTTTTACACCCTTATCATGTAAAATGGTGATAAATTAAGGTCTAAAGACAAATCCTaatagaaacttgaaattacgCTATATAAGGATTTCATGATACAACTATTTAATAACATCAGTGACCACTACTACGAATCATCTTTCGGTTTCGGTGTACATAGAATATAGAACCATAAAGATATTATAGGTTAATTATGTAAGAGCATATAGCTGCAATTTCTGCAGTAAATATTGATTTTTACTTACAGCCTTGTGCTTCTTCAAACTTGCCAGACTGAGTCCCTGCATTTTGCTAATTATTCACAATTAGATTGCCTGCACAAAATCTTTCCTGGGTCGTTTCACTGACGAAAAACTCGATTCTCGATTTTTCT
The sequence above is a segment of the Cydia amplana chromosome 2, ilCydAmpl1.1, whole genome shotgun sequence genome. Coding sequences within it:
- the LOC134662086 gene encoding cytochrome c oxidase subunit NDUFA4, with the protein product MQGLSLASLKKHKALIPLYVCTALGCGGAVFYVIRLATKSPEVSWSKKNNPEPWEEYRNKQHKFYSPIRDYSKEESPAPKY